In one Podarcis muralis chromosome 7, rPodMur119.hap1.1, whole genome shotgun sequence genomic region, the following are encoded:
- the WASF2 gene encoding actin-binding protein WASF2 — translation MPLVTRNIEPRHLCRQTLPSVQNELECVTNITLANVIRQLGSLSKFAEDIFGELFTQANTFSFRVSSLVERVDRLQIKVTQLDPKEEEVSLQGINTRKAFKSSTTQDQKLFDRDSLPVPVLETYGVCNMPPPLNILSSYRDDGKEALKFYTDPSYFFDLWKEKMLQDTKDIMKEKRKHRKEKKDNPNRGNVNPRKIKSRKEEWEKMKMGQEFVESREKLGPGGYPSNMVYQNGSIGSNESVDANYYPPPPQPDSPSPPLFTEDSLPPPPMEFSYPAQNQSGSGGLRKPSLVSPSHPPPAPPIGSPQGARPGFAPPPAPPPPPPMMGVPPPPPLSGFPTAGIPPPPSPPSFPPHPDFAAPPPPPPPAAEYAAVPPPLVPPPTGGAPPPPPPPPPPGPPPSSFGGMDGPETHLPQPDSGSSKAKSSLPAVSEARSDLLSAIRQGFQLRKVEEEREQEKREVVGNDVATILARRIAVEYSDSEDDSSEFDEDDWSD, via the exons ATGCCATTAGTAACAAGGAACATCGAGCCAAGGCACCTGTGCCGTCAGACATTGCCTAGTGTTCAGAATGAGCTGGAATGCGTGACCAACATCACCCTGGCAAATGTCATTCGACAGCTGGGCAGCCTGA GTAAATTTGCTGAAGACATATTTGGAGAGCTTTTTACTCAGGCAAACACCTTTTCCTTTCGTGTAAGCTCTCTAGTCGAGAGAGTTGACCGCCTTCAGATCAAAGTTACTCAGCTGGatcccaaggaggaggaag TGTCTCTGCAAGGTATTAACACCAGGAAAGCCTTCAAAAGCTCCACAACTCAGGACCAAAAGCTCTTTGACAGAGACTCTCTCCCTGTGCCTGTCCTTGAAACTTATGGCGTTTGTAATATGCCTCCACCTCTTAATATCCTCTCGTCCTACAG GGATGACGGCAAAGAAGCACTTAAATTCTATACAGATCCGTCATATTTCTTTGATCTTTGGAAGGAGAAAATGCTGCAGGACACGAAGGATATCATGAAAGAGAAGCGGAAGCATAGG aaagaaaagaaggataATCCAAACAGAGGAAATGTGAACCCTCGGAAAATCAAAAGCCGGAAGGAAGAATGGGAGAAAATGAAAATGGGACAGGAGTTTGTTGAGTCGAGGGAAAAACTTGGACCAGGAGG ATACCCGTCTAATATGGTCTATCAGAATGGTAGCATTGGTTCCAATGAGAGTGTTGATGCCAACTACTACCCCCCGCCTCCGCAGCCAGATTCACCATCGCCTCCTTTGTTCACAGAGGAcagtcttccaccaccaccaatgGAATTTAG CTATCCAGCACAAAATCAGAGTGGTTCCGGAGGGCTGAGAAAACCCAGCCTAGTCAGCCCAAGCCACCCTCCACCAGCTCCACCTATTGGCTCGCCACAGGGTGCCAGGCCAGGATTTGCACCACCTCCTGCACCGCCACCACCGCCACCGATGATGGGTGTTCCTCCACCGCCTCCACTGTCAGGCTTTCCGACTGCAGGCATCCCACCGCCACCATCTCCACCCTCATTCCCACCTCACCCCGATTttgctgcccctcctcctccaccacctccagCAGCAGAATACGCTGCTGTGCCTCCACCCCTGGTTCCCCCGCCAACAGGAGGTGcaccgccccctcctccgcccccgccccctcctgGTCCACCTCCATCGTCTTTTGGCGGCATGGATGGGCCAGAAACCCATCTTCCACAACCAGATTCGGGATCATCCAAGGCCAAGTCCTCATTGCCTGCTGTTAGTGAGGCTAGGAGCGACTTGCTTTCTGCTATCCGTCAAG GATTCCAGCTCCGTAAAGTAGAAGAGGAGCGTGAACAAGAGAAGCGAGAAGTTGTGGGCAACGATGTGGCAACCATCCTCGCCCGCCGCATCGCAGTGGAATACAGCGATTCCGAGGATGATTCTTCAGAGTTTGATGAGGACGACTGGTCCGATTAA